TAGGAGAAGTCAGAGGCGTTACAGCTCCTCCCATTTTCTGACATCCCGGCTCCTCCCACCCAGGAAACACTCACTTGAAGCGTGGCGGCTCCATGGGGTCCTTCTGCATCTCCACCATCCGGATGACCCTCTGTTTGGCTCCGGAGTTGAATGCCACCCCCTGCTGAGACGGGGTGTACCTGAGAGAGGGCGGAGTGTTAGGACCGCACCGCGAACCCAGCCAATCCCCCCACAGCGGAGGCACTCACCGGATGTACTGCGCAGGCGCCAGCTTGTCGGCTGCCCGCACTGGCATGGCTGCAGCAATCTTCTGGGACACAACTTTATCCAGGGCCTGTCGGGTCTTCTCTGACACCTGGAGGATGAGAGGGAGAATCCTGCCGTTAACCCCTTAATCTGACCAGCCTGTTGGGGGCTTTCTGAtcaagcgccccccccccccccccccatcgcctTCCAAAagctgtaacttttttatttttccgccgAGGTCTTGTTTTTgaggttgtagtttttaatggcgcaatTTTGGGGTCCACATAACATTGATAAACTTATCAGCTCTCAGGAAGGGAGATGAGGAGAAACGGCGACACCGCCACTGGGGTCTTCACATTATTCATTTGGCGGCGTTCATTCTTCAGGGTCAGTAGGATTACAGCGACACCAAATACATGAAAGCACTTACACGGCGCCCCCCAGAGAATGGGAGTAGTATTCCAAACACCCACAACTCACCTCACGGATGGCCTCCTCATCCGGCCGCTGGAGCGCGGGGTCCTCATCATCCATCACCTCCTTAGGGACGAGGTCTGTGAACTTACTGAATACCACCTGGAGAACAAAGACCGAcaaggatgatgggagtgatcattGGTGTGCAAGCTACAGAGGGGTCAGAATGATGGGAGTGATGGCCCGTCACCTTATCCTTGGACTGGCCCTGACGAGCGATGGCGTCATATTTAACCTTGCCCTCGGCATCCACCTGTACAGCGAGGGCATTGGACGTGCGCTTCTTCCTCCCCATTTCCAGGGGGTACTGAGCCACGTGGATCTCCGGGAAGGCACCGCCATCGCCAAAGTCCTGCACAGAAGACAAGATGGTGTCAGGACAGAGACATGAAGCCCAGCAACCAAAAGGATGAGCCCCAGGCCCCTGCCCACCTCCAGAGTCCGGGGCACCCAGCCTTTACGGTGACCATAGGGAGGGGGCTCTCTGCGGGAGGCCACCAGCGCAGTCTGGCGAGATTTCTGAGCTCGGAGCTTCTCCTCCGCCTCCAGCTGGTCCTGGGAAAGCTGTGTGGGCGCCGGTAAAAAACTGCAGGGAGAGGAAGACAGAAAGACGGCCGTGATGGTGAGGTGCAAGACGTGTGTAGGGCACGGGACTGTACAGAGGGGCCCCAACTCAAACCGGCCGCACCTAACCTCCAGCGGAGGGGGCCCCCCCAACACAAACCAGCCGCACCTAACCTCCAGCGGAGGGGCCCCCAACACAAACCAGCCGCACCTAACCTCCAGCGGAGGGGACCCCCAACACAAACCAGCCGCACCTAACCTCCAGCGGAGGGGACCCCCAACACAAACCAGCCGCACCTAACCTCCAGCGGAGGGGACCCCCAACACAAACCAGCCGCACCTAACCTCCAGCGGAGGGGACCCCCAACACAAACCAGCCGTACCTAACCTCCAGCGGAGGGGACCCCCAACACAAACCAGCCGCACCTAACCTCCAGCGGAGGGGACCCCCAACACAAACCAGCCGCACCTAACCTCCAGCGGAGGGGACCCCCAACACAAACCAGCCGCACCTAACCTCCAGCGGAGGGGACCCCCAACACAAACCAGCCGCACCTAACCTCCAGCGGAGGGGACCCCCAACACAAACCAGCCGTACCTAACCTCCAGCGGAGGGGACCCCCAACACAAAGCAGCCGCACCTAACCTCCAGCGGAGGGGCCCCCAACACAAACCAGCCGCACCTAACCTCCAGCGGAGGGGACCCCCAACACAAAGCAGCCGCACCTAACCTCCAGCGGAGGGGACCCCCAACACAAAGCAGCCGCACCTAACCTCCAGCGGAGGGGACCCCCAACCCAAACCAGCCGCACCTAACCTCCAGCGGAGGGGACCCCCAACACAAACCAGCCGCACCTAACCTCCAGCGGAGGGGACCCCCAACACAAACCAGCCGCACCTAACCTCCAGCGGAGGGGACCCCCAACACAAACCAGCCGCACCTAACCTCCAGCGGAGGGGACCCCCAACACAAACCAGCCGCACCTAACCTCCAGCGGAGGGGACCCCCAACACAAACCAGCCGCACCTAACCTCCAGCGGAGGGGACCCCCAACACAAACCAGCCACACCTAACCTCCAGCAGAGGGGACCCCCAACACAAACCAGCCGTACCTAACCTCCAGCGGAGGGGACCCCCAACACAAACCAGCCGTACCTAACCTCCAGCAGAGGGGACCCCCAACACAAACCAGCCGCACCTAACCTCCAGCGGAGGGGACCCCCAACACAAACCAGCCGCACCTAACCTCCAGCGGAGGGGACCCCCAACACAAACCAGCCGTACCTAACCTCCAGCAGAGGGGACCCCCAACACAAACCAGCCGTACCTAACCTCCAGCGGAGGGGACCCCCAACACAAACCAGCCGCACCTAACCTCCAGCGGAGGGGACCCCCAACACAAACCAGCCGCACCTAACCTCCAGCGGAGGGGACCCCCAACACAAACCAGCCGCACCTAACCTCCAGCGGAGGGGACCCCCAACACAAACCAGCCGTACCTAACCTCCAGCAGAGGGGGCCCCGCCCAACACAAACCAGCCGCACCTAACCTCCAGCAGAGGGGGCCCCCAACACAAACCAGCCGCACCTAACCTCCAGCGGAGGGGACCCCCAACACAAACCAGCCGTACCTAACCTCCAGCAGAGGGGGCCCCCCCAACACAAACCAGCTGCACCTAACCTCCACCAGAGGAGCCCCCAACACAAACCAGCCGTACATAACCTCCACCAGAGGGGGCCCCAACACAAACCAGCCGCACCTAACCTCCAGCAGAGGGGGCCCCAACACAAACCAGCCGTACCTAACCTCCAGCGGAGGGGGCCCCCCCAACACAAACCAGCCGTACCTAACCTCCAGCGGAGGGGACCCCTAACACAAACCAGCCGTACCTAACCTCCAACAGGGGGGGCCCCAACACAAACCAGCCGTACCTAACCTCCAACAGGGGGGGCCCCAACACAAACCAGCCGTACCTAACCTCCAACAGGGGGGGCCCCAACACAAACCAGCCGTACCTAACCTCCAACAGGGGGGGCCCCAACACAAACCAGCCGTACCTAACCTCCAACAGGGGGGGCCCCAACACAAACCAGCCGTACCTAACCTCCAACAGGGGGGGCCCCAACACAAACCAGCCGCACCTAACCTCCAGCGGAGGGGACCCCCAACACAAACCAGCCGTACCTAACCTCCAGCGGAGGGGACCCCCAACACAAACCAGCCGTACCTAACCTCCAACAGGGGGGGCCCCAACACAAACCAGCCGTACCTAACCTCCATCAGAGGGGCCCCCAACACACTAGGGCCATATATAAACTCCACCGCGGAGGGGACCCCCAACACAAACCAGCCGCACCTAACCTCCAGCGGAGGGGACCCCCAACACAAACCAGCCGCACCTAACCTCCAGCGGAGGGGACCCCCAACACAAACCAGCCGTACCTAACCTCCAGCGGAGGGGCCCCCAACACAAACCAGCCGCACCTAACCTCCAGCGGAGGGGACCCCCAACACAAACCAGCCGCACCTAACCTCCAACACAAACCAGCCGTACCTAACCTCCAGCAGAGGGGGCCCCAACACAAACCAGCCATACCTAACCTCCATCAGAGGGGCCCCCAACACACTAGGGCCATATATAAACTCCAccgcggagggggggggggttgccaacCAGGCTCATGTAAACAGCCCCCAGACCTCCATCACATTGGGGCCCCTCAGAAGCCGCTGATGACCTCCCCCGGCGGGACATATGTCACCCAGCCCCGGCCGAGCCCTCATGCCGGGGCCGCTCTCTCCGCTCACCTCACTAGCGCCATCTCGACGACCCGTTCTCTGAGCCGGAAACCGCCTCCTATCACAACGGAAATGGCAAAAGATCACATGACCCGTCCAGGACAGCAGAGCTCCCCCTGCCCCGCCCATACGTGTCCGCAGGTTCCAGTCTGCAGCTGAGCAGCGCCGCCATGATGTCGAAGCTCAAACCCGGAGTTAGGGGAAGAAATATGGCACATCCAGCGCGGACACAGTTAGCTCTCACCGCCCATACAAATGCTAATTTCTCCGACCTGTCAACCCCAAAGACACATTGACAGCCAGGGTTAAGTAACTATACCGGCTCCTCCCTCTCTTGTATGGACAGATGGTTTCTCCCAGCCTCACCTCCTATATTCCGCAACCCTGAACTCCAGCACAGAAGGCAGATACCTGAACTACATCTCCCGGCGTGCTCAGCGCCGATCGGACTGTGCCAAGTGCCAGGCAGGGGTGATGCCCTAGTGCAGCATACAGCGCGGAACCGGCGGGGGCAGTAAGTTCCCGGCAGAGAGGAAAGTCTCCGCGACCCCTGCCCCTCATCTCCCCCCACACCCGAGGTCTCCTCGTCACGTGATGGTGGGAACCATGTGCACCATCCACACAGAATACCCAGAAAGTAGGACACTTACCTGATGCTACTTATCGCATCGGCTATCTCCGTCACGTGACCTGAACCTCAGGGGAGCCCATACACTCTATGCGTTACTGTCCTGAATTGTGGGGTCCAGGGTCACAGTCATAGGGGCTTCTGGGAGGAGGGGGGTAGTCTTTGTAACAGTGTGCCCTGGAGAGGAAAGGGTTAATGTACATCAGTGGATGGTGGTCTGCAGTAACGTTACTCACGGGGGTGGTCTGCATTAACGTTACTCACAGGGGGTGGTCTGCAGTAACGTTACTCACGGGGGTGGTCTGCAGTAACGTTACTCACGGGGGGTGGTCTGCAGTAACGTTACTCACGGGGGTGGTCTGCAGTAACGTTACTCACAGGGGGTGGTATGCAGTAACGTTACTCACGGGGGTGGTCTGCAGTAACGTTTCTCACGGGGGGTGGTCTGCAGTAACGTTTCTCACGGGGGGTGGTCTGCAGTAACGTTACTCACGGGGGTGGTCTGCAGTAACGTTTCTCACGGGGGGTGGTCTGCAGTAACGTTACTCACAGGGGGTGGTCTGCAGTAACGTTACTCACAGGGGGTGGTCTGCAGTAACGTTACTCACGGGGGTGGTCTGCAGTAACGTTTCTCACGGGGGGTGGTCTGCAGTAACGTTACTCACGGGGGTGGTCTGCAGTAACGTTTCTCACGGGGGGTGGTCTGCAGTAACGTTACTCACAGGGGTGGTCTGCAGTAACGTTTCTCACGGGGGGTGGTCTGCAGTAACGTTACTCACGGGGGTGGTCTGCAGTAACGTTTCTCACAGGGGGTGGTCTGCAGTAACGTTACTCACGGGGGTGGTCTGCAGTAACGTTACTCACAGGGGGTGGTATGCAGTAACGTTACTCACGGGGGTGGTCTGCAGTAACGTTTCTCACGGGGGGTGGTCTGCAGTAACGTTTCTCACGGGGGGTGGTCTGCAGTAACGTTACTCACGGGGGTGGTCTGCAGTAACGTTTCTCACGGGGGGTGGTCTGCAGTAACGTTACTCACAGGGGGTGGTATGCAGTAACGTTACTCACAGGGGGTGGTATGCAGTAACGTTACTCACAGGGGGTGGTATGCAGTAACGTTACTCACGGGGGTGGTCTGCAGTAACGTTACTCACGGGGGGGTGGTCTGCAGTAACGTTACTCACGGGGGGTGGACTGCAGTAACGTTTCTCACAGGGGGTGGTCTGCAGTAACGTTTCTCACGGGAGGTGGTCTGCAGTAACGTTACTCTCGGGGATGGTCTGCAGTAACGTTTCTCACAGGGGGTGGTCTGCAGTAACGTTACTCTCGGGGATGGTCTGCAGTAACGTTTCTCACAGGGGGTGGTCTGCAGTAACGTTTCTCACGGGGGTGGTCTGCAGTAACGTTTCTCACAGGGGGTGGTCTGCAGTAACGTTTCTCACAGGGGGTGGTCTGAAGTAATGTTGCTCACAGGGGGTGGTCTGCAGTAACGTTTCTCACAGGGGGTGGTCTGCAGTAACGTTTCTCACGGGGGGTGGTCTGCAGTAACGTTACTCACAGGGGTGGTCTGCAGTAACGTTTCTCACGGGGGGTGGTCTGCAGTAACGTTTCTCACAGGGGGTGGTCTGCAGTAACGTTACTCACGGGGGTGGTCTGCAGTAACGTTTCTCACAGGGGGTGGTCTGCAGTAACGTTACTCACGGGGGTGGTCTGCAGTAACGTTACTCACGGGGGGGTGGTCTGCAGTAACGTTACTCACGGGGGGTGGTCTGCAGTAACGTTTCTCACAGGGGGTGGTCTGCAGTAACGTTTCTCACGGGAGGTGGTCTGCAGTAACGTTACTCTCGGGGATGGTCTGCAGTAACGTTTCTCACAGGGGGTGGTCTGCAGTAACGTTACTCTCGGGGATGGTCTGCAGTAACGTTTCTCACAGGGGGTGGTCTGCAGTAACGTTACTCTCGGGGATGGTCTGCAGTAACGTTTCTCACAGGGGGTGGTCTGCAGTAACGTTTCTCACGGGGGTGGTCTGCAGTAACGTTTCTCACAGGGGGTGGTCTGCAGTAACGTTACTCTCGGGGATGGTCTGCAGTAACGTTTCTCACAGGGGGTGGTCTGCAGTAACGTTTCTCACAGGGGGTGGTCTGAAGTAATGTTGCTCACAGGGGGTGGTCTGCAGTAACGTTTCTCACGGGGGTGGTCTGCAGTAACGTTTCTCACAGGGGGTGGTCTGCAGTAACGTTTCTCACAGGGGGTGGTCTGCAGTAACGTTTCTCACAGGGGGTGGTCTGCAGTAACGTTACTCTCGGGGATGGTCTGCAGTAATGTTTCTCACAGGGGGTGGTCTGAAGTAATCTTGCTCACAGGGGGTGGTCTGCAGTAACGTTACTCTCGGGGATGGTCTGCAGTAACGTTTCTCACAGGGGGTGGTCTGCAGTAACGTTACTCTCGGGGATGGTCTGCAGTAACGTTTCTCACAGGGGGTGGTCTGCAGTAACGTTTCTCACAGGGGGTGGTCTGCAGTAACGTTACTCATGTCCTTGCAGGGCGGCCGGGATGATGAGGCGTTCGATAAGGCTCGTGTCTCTGGTCACCGCAGGTCTCGCCACCTCGGGGGGTTTCATTTATGGGGCGCACTCCTGGGACCCCAGTGACTTCGGGGTTGTGCGAATTGGAAGGGCTGTGCTGACGGTAAGTGACTGTGAGGGCACCTGGCGGGAGGCGTGGGCTGTCATGTGCACCCTGGCGTGCTCCTCAGAACGCTCCCTGTTGTCCTGTGTTGCAGACGGCCGCCATCACCTGTGATTACCTGATGACTCTCCGCAGAGTTCCGCCGGCCACTCAGGAGTATGACATCATCATATCTCAGGTAGAGCCCCGCCCCCGCCAGTGGCTCCATCCATGAGCTGTGTGTTTTTGGCCTCCATCTTCTTGTTTTCTCTCAGGTGCACGCTCGCTCTGCCCGCCGCCTGCTGGACCTGTGCTGTGCCAATCGTGGCACATACATTAAGCTGGGGCAGCACCTGGGCGCTCTGGAGTACCTGctgcccccagaatacaccagCACCCTAGGCGTGCTGCACAGCCGGGCCCCGTCCACGCCTCTGCCGGACGTGCTGCACATCATCCAGGAGGAGCTGGGTAAGGAGGTCAGTCATCTGCGTGTTATCCGACGGGTCACAGTGGGTTAATACTGCCCCAATACCACCACGTCCGGAGCTTTGGGGGGGGCGCCTGCTGGGGCATCTTCTGTACATGCTGCGCACTCACCCCGGGTGCTTGTCCCCTCAGACCTCAGAGCTGTTTGCCCACTTTGAGGAGACTCCGCTGGGTGCCGCCTCGTTGGCGCAGGTCCACCGAGCCGTTCTGAGGGATGGTCAGACTGTGGCCGTGAAGGTTCAGCACCCCAAAGTGAGAAAGCAGAGCTCCCGGGACATCCTGATCATGGAGGTAGGTGGTTCCCCTGATGGGAGTAGGTGCCTCCATTGTGTAGCAGGCATCTACGGAGATCGCTGATCGCAATGTccaccttccagatcctcctccaggTGGTGAAGGCCGTCTTCCCGCAGTTTGAGTTCATGTGGTTAGTGGAAGAAGCTAAGAAGAACCTTCCCCAGGAGCTGGACTTCCTGACCGAGGCCCGCAATGCCGAGAAAATGGCACATATGGTCCGCAAGTTCCCTTCCCTGAAGGTGAGTGGGGCCGAAGTCGCAGGCTCGCCCATGTGTATGGCTGGACGCCATCTTGTGAGCAGTAATGTCCTACCCAGTCATTGGGAGCCGGATCCAGAACCCTATAGAGATGCACGGTGGGGGCCGCCATTGCCCCTCAGTTCTGACTCTGATTCTGCCATTTCAGATCCCTCGTATCCACTGGGACCTGAGCACGGAGCGGGTCCTGGTGATGGAATACATGGAGGGCGGGCAGGCCAATGACCTCCAGTACATGAAGAGGAATAACATTGATGTGGATCAGGTATGGAGCGGCCTATCAAGGGTTAATGAGTGCGCGCCGTAAATGACAGAGGGGGAGTCTCCGGTGTCACCAGGACGTCCCTCCTCCCGCAGCGCCTGAGGCTGGGAAGCTGTAATTACATGTGATGGCCTTAATACATGGTTAGAAGGAGGACGTCCCCCCAGAGAGGGGGTCTACACTGCGCCTCCTGCATCTGATACAGAGGAGCAAACCTGCAGAAGTGATCACTGCCTCTGCACCAGTGCCTCAgctctgcactgatcacatgtcaGAGGACGTGGGAGCAGAAAGGGGGGACATCCCCGATCCTCCATCAgatcagggggcggggctgtgacaacctctcagacaggatatacaggcaggttgtcagcagtaatagatgttcctgtagtataaggtgtgtggatctcatgtctgatcacatgtcagtatatcagtgatgtcatcagcagggggcggggctgtgacaacctctcagacaggatatacaggcaggttgtcagcagtaatagatgttcctgtagtataaggtgtgtggatctcatgtctgatcacatgtcattatatcagtgatgtcatcagcagggggcggggctgtgactacctctcagacaggatatacaggcaggttgtcagcagtaatagatgttcctgtagtataaggggtgtgatctcatgtctgatcacatgtcattatatcagtgatgtcatcagcaggaggcggggctgtgacaacctctcagacgtgatatacaggcaggttgtcagcagtaat
The sequence above is drawn from the Bufo bufo chromosome 11, aBufBuf1.1, whole genome shotgun sequence genome and encodes:
- the SNW1 gene encoding SNW domain-containing protein 1; the encoded protein is MALVSFLPAPTQLSQDQLEAEEKLRAQKSRQTALVASRREPPPYGHRKGWVPRTLEDFGDGGAFPEIHVAQYPLEMGRKKRTSNALAVQVDAEGKVKYDAIARQGQSKDKVVFSKFTDLVPKEVMDDEDPALQRPDEEAIREVSEKTRQALDKVVSQKIAAAMPVRAADKLAPAQYIRYTPSQQGVAFNSGAKQRVIRMVEMQKDPMEPPRFKINKKIPRGPPSPPAPVMHSPSRKMTVKEQQEWKIPPCISNWKNAKGYTIPLDKRLAADGRGLQTVHINENFAKLAEALYIADRKAREAVEMRAQVERKMAQKEKEKKEEKLRELAQIARERRAGIKSHAEKEDGEARDRDEIRDNRRKERQHERNLSRAAPDKR
- the ADCK1 gene encoding aarF domain-containing protein kinase 1 isoform X4, whose translation is MDRWFLPASPPIFRNPELQHRRQIPELHLPACSAPIGLCQVPGRGDALVQHTARNRRGQAAGMMRRSIRLVSLVTAGLATSGGFIYGAHSWDPSDFGVVRIGRAVLTTAAITCDYLMTLRRVPPATQEYDIIISQVHARSARRLLDLCCANRGTYIKLGQHLGALEYLLPPEYTSTLGVLHSRAPSTPLPDVLHIIQEELGKETSELFAHFEETPLGAASLAQVHRAVLRDGQTVAVKVQHPKVRKQSSRDILIMEILLQVVKAVFPQFEFMWLVEEAKKNLPQELDFLTEARNAEKMAHMVRKFPSLKIPRIHWDLSTERVLVMEYMEGGQANDLQYMKRNNIDVDQAQEIRSNAAAYLPQISQLLASVPRQMLLLLKTNDLLRGIETALHTNASASSFLSMSRCCIRAVARHRRQTATSCWFYAHISISESLHLGQLQLYELLLWARTTRLQRWLTLLVHWISHSIWTSPGDLQPTEGLAIA
- the ADCK1 gene encoding aarF domain-containing protein kinase 1 isoform X2, with translation MDRWFLPASPPIFRNPELQHRRQIPELHLPACSAPIGLCQVPGRGDALVQHTARNRRGQAAGMMRRSIRLVSLVTAGLATSGGFIYGAHSWDPSDFGVVRIGRAVLTTAAITCDYLMTLRRVPPATQEYDIIISQVHARSARRLLDLCCANRGTYIKLGQHLGALEYLLPPEYTSTLGVLHSRAPSTPLPDVLHIIQEELGKETSELFAHFEETPLGAASLAQVHRAVLRDGQTVAVKVQHPKVRKQSSRDILIMEVVKAVFPQFEFMWLVEEAKKNLPQELDFLTEARNAEKMAHMVRKFPSLKIPRIHWDLSTERVLVMEYMEGGQANDLQYMKRNNIDVDQVSRALGQLYSEMIFIHGFVHCDPHPGNVLVRQSEGSRGAEILLLDHGLYQELTDNFRLNYCHLWQALLAADMAGVRRYSQRLGAGDLYPLFACMLTARSWDSVNRGIDRGPVSAEEAQEIRSNAAAYLPQISQLLASVPRQMLLLLKTNDLLRGIETALHTNASASSFLSMSRCCIRAVARHRRQTATSCWFYAHISISESLHLGQLQLYELLLWARTTRLQRWLTLLVHWISHSIWTSPGDLQPTEGLAIA
- the ADCK1 gene encoding aarF domain-containing protein kinase 1 isoform X1, encoding MDRWFLPASPPIFRNPELQHRRQIPELHLPACSAPIGLCQVPGRGDALVQHTARNRRGQAAGMMRRSIRLVSLVTAGLATSGGFIYGAHSWDPSDFGVVRIGRAVLTTAAITCDYLMTLRRVPPATQEYDIIISQVHARSARRLLDLCCANRGTYIKLGQHLGALEYLLPPEYTSTLGVLHSRAPSTPLPDVLHIIQEELGKETSELFAHFEETPLGAASLAQVHRAVLRDGQTVAVKVQHPKVRKQSSRDILIMEILLQVVKAVFPQFEFMWLVEEAKKNLPQELDFLTEARNAEKMAHMVRKFPSLKIPRIHWDLSTERVLVMEYMEGGQANDLQYMKRNNIDVDQVSRALGQLYSEMIFIHGFVHCDPHPGNVLVRQSEGSRGAEILLLDHGLYQELTDNFRLNYCHLWQALLAADMAGVRRYSQRLGAGDLYPLFACMLTARSWDSVNRGIDRGPVSAEEAQEIRSNAAAYLPQISQLLASVPRQMLLLLKTNDLLRGIETALHTNASASSFLSMSRCCIRAVARHRRQTATSCWFYAHISISESLHLGQLQLYELLLWARTTRLQRWLTLLVHWISHSIWTSPGDLQPTEGLAIA
- the ADCK1 gene encoding aarF domain-containing protein kinase 1 isoform X3; the protein is MMRRSIRLVSLVTAGLATSGGFIYGAHSWDPSDFGVVRIGRAVLTTAAITCDYLMTLRRVPPATQEYDIIISQVHARSARRLLDLCCANRGTYIKLGQHLGALEYLLPPEYTSTLGVLHSRAPSTPLPDVLHIIQEELGKETSELFAHFEETPLGAASLAQVHRAVLRDGQTVAVKVQHPKVRKQSSRDILIMEILLQVVKAVFPQFEFMWLVEEAKKNLPQELDFLTEARNAEKMAHMVRKFPSLKIPRIHWDLSTERVLVMEYMEGGQANDLQYMKRNNIDVDQVSRALGQLYSEMIFIHGFVHCDPHPGNVLVRQSEGSRGAEILLLDHGLYQELTDNFRLNYCHLWQALLAADMAGVRRYSQRLGAGDLYPLFACMLTARSWDSVNRGIDRGPVSAEEAQEIRSNAAAYLPQISQLLASVPRQMLLLLKTNDLLRGIETALHTNASASSFLSMSRCCIRAVARHRRQTATSCWFYAHISISESLHLGQLQLYELLLWARTTRLQRWLTLLVHWISHSIWTSPGDLQPTEGLAIA